One Molothrus ater isolate BHLD 08-10-18 breed brown headed cowbird chromosome 14, BPBGC_Mater_1.1, whole genome shotgun sequence DNA segment encodes these proteins:
- the RPL36A gene encoding 60S ribosomal protein L36a — protein sequence MVNVPKTRRTYCKKCGKHQPHKVTQYKKGKDSLYAQGKRRYDRKQSGYGGQTKPIFRKKAKTTKKIVLRLECVEPNCRSKRMLAIKRCKHFELGGDKKRKGQVIQF from the exons ATG gtgAACGTGCCGAAAACTCGCCGGACCTACTGCAAGAAATGCGGGAAGCACCAGCCGCACAAGGTCACGCAGTACAAGAAGGGGAAGGACTCGCTCTACGCGCAGG gaaaaaggCGCTATGATCGGAAGCAGAGCGGATACGGGGGCCAGACAAAGCCCATCTTCCGTAAAAAG gcCAAGACCACCAAGAAGATTGTGCTGAGGCTGGAGTGTGTGGAGCCCAACTGCAGGTCCAAGAGGATGCTGGCAATTAAGAGGTGCAAGCACTttgagctgggaggagacaaGAAGAGAAAG GGCCAGGTGATCCAGTTCTGA
- the BTK gene encoding tyrosine-protein kinase BTK has protein sequence MASVILESIFLKRSQQKKKTSPLNFKKRLFLLTESKLSYYEYDFERGRRGSKKGSVDIEKITCVETVAPENNPPPERQVPRKGEDYNNMEQISIIERFPYPFQVVYDEGPLYIFSPTEELRKRWIHQLKSVIRYNSDLVQKYHPCFWIDGQYLCCSQTAKNAMGCQILESRNGSLKVGRSHRKTKKPLPPTPEEDQMVMKPLPPEPAPSTAGEMKKVVALYNYEPMNAQDLQLHKGEEYFILEESHLPWWKALDKNGREGYIPSNYVTETRNSLEIFEWYSKNITRSQAEQLLKQEGKEGGFIVRDSTSKTGKYTVSVYAKSSVDPQGTIRHYVVCCTPQNQYYLAEKHLFNSIPELITYHQHNSAGLISRLKYPVSQHKKSAPSTAGLGYGSWEIDPKDLTFLKELGTGQFGVVKYGKWRGQYNVAIKMIREGSMSEDEFIDEAKVMMNLSHEKLVQLYGVCTKQRPIFIITEYMANGCLLNFLRETRQRFQPAQLLEMCKDVCEAMEYLESKQFLHRDLAARNCLVNDQGIVKVSDFGLSRYVLDDEYTSSMGSKFPVRWSPPEVLLYSKFSSKSDVWSFGVLMWEVYSLGKMPYERFNNSETTEHVIQGLRLYRPQAASERVYAIMYSCWHEKPEERPTFTVLLSSILDMADEEC, from the exons ATGGCCAGTGTCATCCTGGAGAGCATCTTCTTGAAGCGCTCgcagcagaagaagaaaacatctCCCCTCAACTTCAAGAAACGCCTGTTCCTGCTGACAGAGAGCAAGCTGTCCTACTACGAGTATGACTTTGAGCGGGGG CGCCGGGGCAGTAAGAAGGGCTCCGTGGACATCGAGAAGATCACCTGTGTGGAGACAGTGGCACCTGAAAACAACCCTCCCCCTGAGCGACAGGTCCCG AGGAAAGGGGAGGATTACAACAACATGGAGCAAATCTCAATCATCGAACGGTTCCCCTACCCCTTCCAG GTGGTCTATGACGAGGGGCCCCTCTACATCTTCTCCCCGACGGAGGAGCTGCGCAAGCGCTGGATCCATCAGCTGAAGAGCG TGATTCGGTACAACAGCGACCTGGTCCAGAAGTATCACCCCTGCTTCTGGATCGACGGGCAGtacctgtgctgctcccagacaGCCAAGAACGCCATGGGCTGCCAGATtctggagagcaggaatggCA GTTTAAAAGTTGGGCGGTCACATCGCAAGACAAAGAAGCCCCTTCCCCCAACTCCTGAGGAGGACCAG ATGGTGATGAAGCCTCTGCCTCCTgagccagcccccagcacagcaggggagATGAAGAAGGTGGTGGCCCTCTACAACTACGAGCCCATGAACGCCCAGGacctgcagctgcacaaggGCGAGGAGTACTTCATCCTGGAGGAGAGCCACCTGCCCTGGTGGAAAGCCCTTGACAAGAACGG gagggaaggataCATCCCCAGCAACTACGTCACTGAAACCAGAAATTCCCTGGAGATCTTTGA GTGGTACTCAAAGAATATCACTCGGAGCCAAGCAGAGCAACTGCTGAAACAGGAA GGTAAGGAAGGGGGCTTCATTGTCCGAGATTCCACCAGCAAGACAGGGAAATACACTGTCTCCGTCTATGCCAAGTCCTCTGT AGACCCCCAAGGCACAATCCGCCACTATGTCGTCTGCTGCACCCCCCAGAATCAGTATTACCTGGCAGAAAAACACCTCTTCAACAGCATCCCAGAGCTCATCACCTACCACCAGCACAACTCTGCAG gGCTCATATCCAGACTGAAGTACCCTGTGTCTCAGCACAAGAAGAGTGCTCCTTCCACAGCTGGCCTTGGCTATG GCTCATGGGAGATTGACCCCAAGGATCTGACCTTCCTGAAGGAACTGGGGACAGGGCAGTTTGGAGTGGTGAAATATGGAAAATGGAGAGGCCAGTACAACGTTGCTATCAAGATGATCAGGGAGGGTTCCATGTCAGAGGACGAGTTCATTGACGAAGCCAAAGTCATGAT GAACCTGTCTCATGAGAAGCTGGTGCAGCTCTATGGGGTCTGCACTAAGCAGCGTCCCATCTTCATCATCACTGAGTACATGGCCAATGGCTGCCTCCTGAACTTCCTGAGGGAAACACGGCAGCGCTTCCAGCCCgcccagctgctggagatgtGCAAGGATGTCTGTGAAGCTATGGAGTACCTGGAATCCAAGCAGTTCCTGCACAGAGACCTG GCTGCTCGAAACTGTCTGGTGAATGACCAAGGAATTGTGAAAGTGTCAGATTTTGGTCTTTCCAG gtaCGTGCTAGATGATGAGTACACAAGCTCCATGGGGTCCAAGTTCCCAGTGCGGTGGTCTCCTCCCGAAGTGCTGCTGTACAGCAAGTTCAGCAGCAAGTCTGACGTCTGGTCCTTTG GCGTCCTGATGTGGGAAGTTTACTCCCTGGGAAAGATGCCTTACGAGAGGTTTAACAACAGCGAGACAACCGAGCACGTCATCCAAGGCCTGCGCCTGTACCGGCCGCAGGCGGCCTCGGAGCGGGTCTATGCCATCATGTACAGCTGCTGGCACGAG AAGCCTGAGGAGCGCCCCACCTTCACcgtgctgctgagcagcatcCTGGATATGGCTGACGAGGAGTGCTGA
- the TIMM8A gene encoding mitochondrial import inner membrane translocase subunit Tim8 A — translation MDPPSAAGLGGADPQLQRFIEVETQKQRFQQLVHQMTELCWEKCMDKPGPKLDSRAETCFVNCVERFIDTSQFILNRLEQTQKSKSAFSESLSD, via the exons ATGGACCCGCCGTCCGCCGCCGGGCTGGGCGGGGCCGACCCCCAGCTCCAGCGCTTCATCGAGGTGGAGACGCAGAAGCAGCGCTTCCAGCAGCTGGTGCACCAGATGACCGAGCTCTGCTGG GAGAAGTGCATGGACAAGCCGGGCCCCAAGCTGGACAGCCGGGCTGAGACGTGCTTCGTGAACTGCGTGGAGCGCTTCATCGACACGAGCCAGTTCATCCTGAACCGGCTGGAGCAGACGCAGAAATCCAAGTCGGCCTTCTCGGAGAGCCTGTCCGACTGA
- the LOC118698654 gene encoding magnesium transporter NIPA2-like → MGAGFGAGLGLALASSAFIGGSFVLKKKGLLRLCGRARAGQGGHAYLREWLWWAGLLCMGVGEAANFAAYAFAPATLVTPLGALSVLVSAVLSSIFLNEQLNVHGKIGCILSILGSTVMVIHAPQEEEVSSLESMAEKLKDPGFIVFAVCVLVSSLLLIFVAGPRYGQSNVLVYVLVCSAIGSLSVSCVKGLGIALKELFSGKPVLKEPLGWVLLVCLVICISIQINYLNKALDIFNTSVVTPIYYVLFTTAVMTCSAILFKEWQHLVLDNIIGSISGFLTIVSGIFLLHAFRDMPFTPSLLPLFLQPARADPHPPWSTADRHQSCQHQPLLPSEDKDSQSAEEEEEEEK, encoded by the exons ATGGGGGCCGGGTTCggcgcggggctggggctggccctggcctCCAGCGCCTTCATCGGCGGCAGCTTCGTCCTGAAGAAGAAGGGGCTGCTCCGGCTGTGCGGCCGCGCCCGGGCAG GGCAAGGAGGGCACGCGTACCTGCgagagtggctttggtgggcagggctgctgtgca TGGGAGTTGGAGAAGCTGCAAATTTCGCCGCCTATGCCTTTGCCCCTGCAACACTGGTAACTCCACTGGGTGCTCTGAGTGTCCTTGTTAG tgcaGTTCTGTCTTCCATCTTCCTGAATGAGCAGCTGAATGTTCACGGGAAGATTGGCTGCATCCTGAGTATCCTGGGCTCCACTGTGATGGTGATCCATGCCCCACAGGAAGAAGAGGTTTCCAGCCTGGAGTCAATGGCAGAGAAGCTGAAAGATCCAG GATTCATTGTATTTGCTGTGTGTGTCCTGGTGAGCTCCCTTCTGCTCATCTTTGTGGCTGGACCCCGTTATGGACAGAGCAACGTCCTGGTTTATGTTTTGGTCTGCTCTGCCATCGGCTCGCTGTCTGTATCCTGTGTTAAAGGCCTGGGGATTGCCCTGAAGGAATTGTTCTCAGGGAAGCCAGTCCTGAAGGAacccctgggctgggtgctccTGGTGTGCCTGGTGATCTGCATCAGCATCCAGATCAACTATCTGAACAAAGCCCTGGACATTTTCAACACCTCTGTGGTCACACCCATTTACTACGTGCTGTTCACCACGGCAGTCATGACGTGCTCTGCCATCCTCTTCAAGGAGTGGCAGCACCTGGTGCTGGACAACATCATCGGCTCCATCAGCGGCTTCCTCACCATCGTGTCGGGCATCTTCCTCCTGCACGCCTTCAGGGACATGCCCTtcacccccagcctcctgcccctcttcctgcagccagccagggcagACCCACACCCtccctggagcactgcagaCAGACATCAGTCCTGTCAGCAccagcctctgctgccctccGAGGACAAGGACTCTCAGAGcgcagaagaggaggaggaggaggagaagtgA
- the TAF7L gene encoding transcription initiation factor TFIID subunit 7-like, with product MSKGKDDAPHELESQFVLRLPPEYASTVRRAVQSGNVNLKDRLTIELHADGRHGIVRVDRVPLAAKLVDLPCIIESLKTIDKKTFYKTADICQMLVCTVDGDLYPPLEEQTVTTDPKANKKKDKDREKKFIWNHGITLPLKNVRKRRFRKTAKKKYIESPDVEKEVKRLLSTDAEAVSVRWEVIAEDETKEVDNHGSLTSLDISSPGMSGHKQGHGSSEHDELREIFNDISSSSEDEDERDHHDDEDLNIMDTEEDLERQLQDKLNESDGQQQENEGSNQIAMGIQKQIDNLKSKLQETQDRRKRQEDLIMKVENLALKTRLQAVLDEFKQQEEREKQQMASLQEQLESLMEK from the exons ATGAGCAAGGGCAAGGACGATGCTCCGCACGAGCTCGAGAGCCAGTTCGTGCTGCGGCTGCCCCCG GAATATGCCTCGACTGTGCGGCGAGCAGTCCAGTCTGGGAATGTCAACCTGAAGGACAGGCTCACCATTGAGCTGCATG CGGACGGGCGCCATGGGATTGTCCGTGTGGACCGGGTGCCACTGGCAGCCAAGCTGGTGGATCTGCCCTGCATCATCGAGAGCTTAAAAACCATCGACAAGAAAACCTTCTACAAGACAGCAGATATTTGCCAG ATGCTTGTTTGCACTGTGGATGGTGATCTGTACCCACCTTTGGAAGAGCAAACAGTGACCACTGACCCCAAGGCAAAcaagaagaaggacaaggacagagagaagaaattcaTATGGAACCATGGCA TCACCCTTCCCCTTAAAAATGTACGGAAGCGGCGGTTCCGGAAGACAGCTAAGAAGAAG TATATTGAGTCTCCTGATGTGGAAAAAGAGGTGAAACGTCTCCTGAGCACTGATGCTGAGGCTGTCAGTGTCC GCTGGGAAGTCATTGCTGAAGATGAAACTAAAGAAGTGGACAACCACGGTTCACTCACCAGCCTGGACATCTCCTCCCCAGGGATGTCAGGGCATAAGCAAGGCCATGGCTCCTCAG AACACGATGAACTGCGGGAGATATTTAATGatatcagcagcagcagtgaggatgaagatgagaGGGATCATCATGATGATGAAGATCTGAACATCATGGACACTGAGGAGGACttggagaggcagctgcaggacaaGCTGAATGAGTctgatgggcagcagcaggagaatgaGGGGTCCAACCAGATCG CCATGGGCATCCAGAAACAGATTGACAACCTGAAAAGTAAACTCCAGGAAACTCAAGACAGGAGGAAGCGCCAGGAAGATCTCATCATGAAAGTGGAGAACCTTGCCCTCAAG ACCCGTCTCCAGGCCGTGCTGGATGAGTTCAAGCAGCAAGAAGAGCGAGAGAAGCAGCAG ATggcatccctgcaggagcagctggagtcCCTCATGGAGAAGTGA
- the LOC118698826 gene encoding aryl-hydrocarbon-interacting protein-like 1, with translation MEETYLLNVEGVKKKILHGGQGELPKLQDGSKFTFHFQTLKDDFERTVIDDSREAGMPMEIIVGKMFKLEIWETLLSSMRIGEVAEFWCDAIHTGMYALVSRGMRRIAEGRDPLEGQKHRCGMGNMFDYHSTGYEDLDELQRTPQPLIFIMELFRVEDPSAYKRDTWAMSKEEKLAAVPVLHSEGNRLVLRREFAQAAAKYQEAVICLRNLQAKEKPWEDGWLKLESLVTPLVLNYCQCQLELGEYYEVLEHTTELLQKHNDNAKAYFKRAKAHAAVWNEREAREDFQRVAHLDPSMAAAVKKELKQLGERMRKKHVEDRKRYQGLFQSGQGLKGRLRVKGQHQQEKKPGESL, from the exons ATGGAAGAAACCTACCTGCTGAATGTGGAAGGGGTCAAAAAGAAGATTCTGCATGGAGGCCAAGGGGAGCTGCCGAAGCTGCAGGATGGGAGCAAG TTCACCTTCCACTTCCAGACACTGAAGGACGACTTTGAGCGGACAGTGATCGATGACAGCCGGGAGGCTGGCATGCCCATGGAGATCATCGTGGGCAAGATGTTCAAGCTGGAGATCTGGGAGACGCTGCTCAGCTCCATGAGGATCGGGGAGGTGGCAGAGTTCTGGTGCGACGCCATT CACACAGGCATGTACGCCCTGGTCTCCAGGGGCATGAGGAGGATCGCAGAGGGACGGGACCCCCTGGAGGGCCAGAAGCACCGCTGTGGCATGGGCAACATGTTTGACTACCACAGCACAGGATACGAGGACCTGGACGAGCTGCAGCGGACGCCTCAGCCTCTCATCTTCATCATGGAGCTGTTCCGG GTGGAGGACCCCTCAGCATACAAACGTGACACCTGGGCCATGAGCAAGGAGGAgaagctggcagcagtgcccgTGCTGCACAGCGAGGGCAACCGGCTGGTGCTGCGCAGGGAGTTCGCGCAGGCGGCCGCCAAGTACCAGGAGGCTGTCATCTGCCTCAGGAACCTGCAGGCCAAG GAGAAGCCGTGGGAGGATGGCTGGCTGAAGCTGGAGAGCCTGGTCACTCCACTGGTGCTCAACTactgccagtgccagctggaGCTCGGCGAGTACTACGAGGTGCTGGAGCACACCACGGAGCTCCTCCAGAAACACAATG ACAATGCCAAGGCCTATTTCAAGCGGGCAAAGGCCCACGCTGCTGTCTGGAACGAGAGGGAGGCGCGGGAGGACTTCCAGCGCGTGGCTCACCTCGACCCCTCCATGGCGGCCGCCGTGAAGAAGGAGCTGAagcagctgggggagaggatgaggaagaagCATGTGGAGGATCGGAAACGCTACCAGGGCCTCTTCCAGTCAGGCCAGGGCCTGAAGGGCC ggctGCGGGTGAaggggcagcaccagcaggagaaGAAGCCCGGGGAGAGCCTGTAG